The Ornithinimicrobium faecis genome includes a window with the following:
- a CDS encoding sensor histidine kinase, with protein sequence MNWVRAFLAPLMGVIVAAALVLWLWVPDLRIVVRVGLPVLVLWLGLVLVAAVLITRAVRRRLRRAEERGRRWALEEAQSEHRLFVARLDHELKNPLAALSLAVTNLQQGPADPATDRTLAGVRTQVDRLTRLVSDLRKVNDLSAAELERERVDLVEVLREVTMTLAEVPAYADRSVELSVHEAPWPVGPVDGDRELLFVAFYNVVLNALKYSTDGPVHVHARSDGVNVTIEVSDTGIGVPAADQEAMWQELSRGGNVGHVAGSGLGLPLVATIVDLHRGSVGARSQEGVGTRVEVSLPLAG encoded by the coding sequence ATGAACTGGGTCCGGGCTTTCCTGGCCCCGCTGATGGGTGTCATCGTGGCCGCCGCCCTGGTGCTGTGGCTGTGGGTCCCCGACCTGCGGATCGTCGTGCGCGTCGGCCTCCCGGTCCTCGTGCTGTGGCTCGGTCTGGTGCTGGTGGCTGCGGTGCTGATCACCCGGGCGGTCCGGCGGCGACTCCGCCGGGCCGAGGAGCGCGGCCGGCGCTGGGCGCTGGAGGAGGCCCAGAGCGAGCACCGCCTGTTCGTGGCCCGGTTGGATCACGAGCTCAAGAACCCGCTGGCTGCCCTGTCGCTCGCGGTGACAAACCTCCAGCAGGGTCCAGCCGACCCGGCGACCGATCGGACCCTGGCCGGGGTCCGCACGCAGGTGGACCGGCTCACCCGGTTGGTGAGCGACCTGCGCAAGGTGAACGACCTCTCCGCAGCCGAGCTCGAGCGCGAGCGTGTCGACCTGGTCGAGGTGCTGCGCGAGGTGACGATGACGCTGGCCGAGGTGCCGGCCTATGCAGACCGCAGTGTCGAGCTCTCAGTCCACGAGGCCCCCTGGCCCGTCGGGCCGGTGGACGGCGACCGCGAGCTGCTGTTTGTCGCGTTCTACAACGTGGTGCTCAACGCGCTGAAGTATTCAACGGACGGGCCCGTGCACGTGCACGCCCGCAGCGACGGCGTGAACGTCACGATCGAGGTGTCAGACACCGGAATTGGGGTGCCTGCCGCAGATCAGGAGGCGATGTGGCAGGAGCTGAGCCGGGGTGGCAACGTCGGCCATGTGGCCGGGTCGGGCCTGGGCCTGCCGTTGGTTGCCACCATCGTCGACCTGCACCGCGGCAGCGTCGGTGCCCGCTCACAGGAGGGCGTCGGGACCCGGGTTGAGGTCAGCCTGCCGCTGGCGGGCTGA
- a CDS encoding response regulator transcription factor gives MPEMEQRPVVLLVDDEAEITANLAQILARSGFDVHTAADGAEALTAVTTLDPDLVVSDVLMPGLDGRELLRRLRADDRWTPVILLTQVGESYERAAALDEGADDYLNKPFDPQELISRIRAVLRRHRQGSADLARRDRLRSDGLELDRVGRRVFLDGTEVTLTPRTVALLDYLMSRPGELHTRERLLSSVWGYDFPVSTRAVDHRVAELRRTLGEDASQPRWVETVQGMGYRFCGKVSA, from the coding sequence ATGCCAGAGATGGAGCAGCGCCCTGTCGTCCTGCTGGTCGACGACGAGGCCGAGATCACGGCCAACCTGGCACAGATCCTGGCCCGCAGCGGCTTCGACGTGCACACCGCTGCCGACGGCGCGGAGGCCCTGACCGCGGTGACGACGCTCGATCCAGACCTGGTGGTGTCGGATGTGCTGATGCCCGGCCTGGACGGTCGCGAGTTGCTGCGCCGGCTGCGGGCCGACGATCGGTGGACCCCGGTCATCCTGCTCACCCAGGTCGGTGAGTCCTATGAGCGGGCAGCGGCACTGGATGAGGGGGCCGACGACTATCTCAACAAACCGTTCGACCCCCAGGAGCTCATCTCCCGGATCCGCGCCGTGCTGCGCCGACACCGGCAGGGCAGCGCCGACCTGGCCCGGCGGGATCGGCTGCGCAGCGACGGGCTCGAGCTGGACCGGGTCGGTCGCCGGGTGTTCCTGGACGGCACGGAGGTCACCTTGACCCCGCGGACCGTGGCGCTGCTCGACTATCTGATGTCCCGCCCCGGTGAGTTGCACACCCGCGAGCGCCTGCTGTCCTCGGTGTGGGGCTATGACTTCCCGGTCAGCACCCGTGCGGTCGACCACCGGGTGGCCGAGCTGCGGCGCACGCTCGGTGAGGACGCGAGCCAGCCGAGGTGGGTGGAGACCGTGCAGGGCATGGGGTATCGCTTCTGTGGCAAGGTCAGCGCGTGA
- a CDS encoding trypsin-like peptidase domain-containing protein: MSLSNFPPSSPSPARSKTPWIVLCCALALLVGIGGAVFATQLSDGRNAGPTVVPAASQATENAAPVELAEVPSPPMPDVPMDNAALANAYGDSVFKVEAEGCGMTSSGSAWVLDEHHLVTNAHVIATDPTPTLVSRDGSVVLDGTVIGAETDPDIAVIHVEATLPPALDWAPTGELTEGQDIVALGYPAPAGDFSVIPSTIISFQQEGAVREAIRSDGAVDHGNSGGPAITQDGAVAGVVTLMLIERSQLQMVPILFTADALQPTVEGMLANPSDVQADCDEPAYGVVPDGWDIEGWDGAESSEAAYGDDPGLDSLWDSCASGDLAACDELYLSSGWGSEYEEFGATCGQTAEPAYGMCQAYADWDAEAAAIEDEQQRADAEAQAALDALRASCEGGDMQACDDLQWEASYGSAEYDVAESCGGHFPDGWASCVDREGDAAEEAEHAAGLLALVASCEGGDMQACDDLQWEASYGSAEYDVAESCGGHFPDGWSSCVEREADADAMAGLISACEGGDMEGCDDLWYQATPGTPAYDVAENCGGRYPGEGGMCVWAQEDDTP; encoded by the coding sequence ATGTCCCTGTCCAATTTCCCTCCGTCCTCGCCGAGCCCGGCACGGTCCAAGACTCCCTGGATCGTCCTCTGCTGCGCGCTGGCACTGCTCGTTGGCATCGGGGGTGCGGTGTTCGCGACCCAGCTCAGCGACGGACGAAACGCAGGTCCGACCGTGGTCCCGGCGGCCAGCCAGGCAACGGAGAACGCAGCACCTGTGGAACTGGCGGAGGTGCCGAGCCCACCGATGCCTGACGTGCCGATGGACAATGCTGCGCTGGCGAATGCGTATGGCGACTCGGTGTTCAAGGTCGAGGCAGAGGGCTGCGGCATGACGTCCTCGGGGAGTGCCTGGGTCCTTGACGAGCACCACCTCGTCACCAATGCGCATGTGATCGCGACCGACCCCACACCCACTCTTGTCTCGCGTGACGGTTCAGTGGTCCTGGACGGAACGGTCATCGGCGCTGAGACCGATCCGGACATCGCTGTCATTCACGTTGAGGCAACCTTGCCTCCAGCCCTGGATTGGGCGCCGACCGGGGAGTTGACTGAGGGCCAAGACATCGTGGCACTCGGCTACCCGGCCCCGGCTGGCGACTTCTCGGTCATTCCGTCGACCATCATTAGCTTCCAGCAGGAGGGGGCCGTCCGTGAGGCGATCCGCAGCGATGGAGCCGTGGATCACGGCAACTCGGGCGGGCCAGCCATCACGCAGGATGGGGCTGTTGCCGGGGTTGTCACGCTGATGCTGATTGAGCGTAGCCAACTGCAGATGGTCCCGATCCTGTTCACGGCGGATGCGCTCCAGCCCACGGTGGAGGGCATGCTGGCGAATCCGTCAGACGTGCAGGCCGATTGTGACGAGCCTGCCTACGGCGTCGTGCCTGACGGATGGGACATCGAAGGTTGGGATGGCGCCGAGTCGTCGGAGGCGGCGTACGGAGACGACCCAGGCCTGGACTCCCTCTGGGATAGCTGCGCATCCGGCGACCTGGCTGCTTGCGATGAGCTGTATCTCAGTTCCGGGTGGGGCAGCGAGTACGAAGAGTTTGGTGCCACCTGTGGCCAGACGGCCGAACCTGCCTACGGCATGTGTCAGGCGTATGCGGACTGGGACGCCGAGGCCGCTGCAATCGAGGACGAACAGCAGCGTGCGGATGCGGAGGCACAGGCTGCCCTTGATGCTCTCCGGGCCTCGTGTGAGGGCGGCGACATGCAGGCTTGTGATGATCTGCAATGGGAGGCTTCCTACGGCTCGGCGGAGTATGACGTTGCCGAGTCGTGTGGTGGGCACTTCCCCGACGGGTGGGCATCGTGTGTCGACCGTGAGGGTGACGCCGCGGAAGAGGCCGAGCATGCGGCGGGACTCCTCGCGCTCGTTGCGTCGTGTGAGGGTGGCGACATGCAGGCTTGTGATGATCTGCAGTGGGAGGCTTCCTACGGCTCGGCGGAGTATGACGTTGCCGAGTCGTGTGGTGGGCACTTCCCGGACGGTTGGTCGTCGTGTGTCGAGCGTGAAGCGGATGCTGATGCCATGGCCGGGCTGATCAGCGCCTGCGAGGGTGGCGACATGGAAGGATGCGATGACCTCTGGTATCAGGCAACGCCAGGGACCCCCGCCTATGACGTCGCCGAGAACTGCGGTGGGCGCTACCCCGGCGAAGGTGGCATGTGCGTGTGGGCACAGGAGGACGACACTCCCTGA
- a CDS encoding DMT family transporter: MAWTVLLVSAVFEAVWATALGQSDGLTRLGPTVVFIVFSIISLVGLGWAMKTIPTGTAYAVWTGLGAVLTVIWAASTGQEPLTPLKVLFLVGIIGCAVGLKFTTSPEEDEPAEVTSGR; the protein is encoded by the coding sequence ATGGCGTGGACAGTTCTGCTGGTCAGCGCGGTCTTCGAGGCAGTCTGGGCGACCGCCCTGGGTCAGTCCGACGGCCTGACCCGCCTCGGCCCGACGGTGGTCTTCATCGTCTTCTCCATCATCAGCCTGGTGGGACTCGGCTGGGCGATGAAAACCATCCCCACCGGCACGGCGTATGCCGTGTGGACCGGTCTGGGTGCCGTCCTCACCGTGATCTGGGCGGCCAGCACAGGTCAGGAGCCACTGACCCCGCTTAAGGTGCTCTTCCTGGTGGGGATCATCGGGTGCGCCGTCGGCCTGAAGTTCACCACCTCGCCGGAGGAGGACGAGCCGGCCGAGGTCACATCCGGCCGGTGA
- a CDS encoding DMT family transporter gives MDWVLLIGSGVLEAVWATALGASHGLRRLRPSIVFIIAMVISVTGLAIAMQTIPTGTAYAVWTATGASLTVLWAMLRGTEPVTLVRILLLLGIVSCVVGLKVVS, from the coding sequence ATGGACTGGGTCCTGCTCATCGGCTCAGGGGTCCTCGAGGCCGTCTGGGCCACCGCCCTCGGCGCCTCCCACGGCCTGCGGCGCCTGCGCCCCAGCATCGTCTTCATCATCGCCATGGTCATCTCGGTCACAGGGCTCGCGATCGCGATGCAGACCATCCCCACCGGCACGGCCTATGCCGTCTGGACCGCCACCGGCGCCAGCCTCACCGTGCTCTGGGCCATGCTGCGCGGCACCGAACCGGTCACCCTGGTCCGCATTCTGCTGCTGCTCGGGATCGTCAGCTGCGTCGTCGGCCTGAAGGTGGTGTCCTGA
- a CDS encoding maleylpyruvate isomerase family mycothiol-dependent enzyme: MDDVWPMVHAERAALLADLESLEDSQWQRDSLCAGWTVHDVAAHLVDTALTTRVGFMLGLARARFDFDRQNDRGVERHRGATPRQTLTRLREVATRTSTPPGSLDSRIVEEVVHGEDIRRPLGLVRAYPAAAVDRALLYQTRTSAAMGGAKDRVAGLRLEATDHDLLHGDGALVRGTALDLLLAVSGRQSALADLTGPGVSRLAQTPA, translated from the coding sequence ATGGATGACGTCTGGCCGATGGTGCATGCCGAGCGCGCCGCGCTGCTCGCCGACCTCGAGTCGCTGGAGGACAGCCAGTGGCAGCGGGACTCGCTGTGCGCGGGGTGGACCGTCCACGACGTCGCGGCGCACCTGGTCGACACGGCGCTGACCACTCGGGTGGGCTTCATGCTGGGGCTGGCCCGAGCCAGATTCGACTTCGACCGGCAGAACGACCGCGGGGTCGAGCGGCACCGCGGAGCCACCCCACGGCAGACGTTGACCCGGCTCCGGGAGGTGGCGACCCGGACATCCACGCCGCCGGGCTCCCTGGACAGCCGCATCGTCGAGGAGGTCGTGCACGGCGAGGACATTCGCCGGCCACTCGGGCTGGTCCGTGCCTATCCGGCGGCGGCCGTTGACCGGGCGCTGCTCTATCAGACCCGCACGTCGGCGGCGATGGGCGGAGCCAAGGATCGTGTCGCCGGGCTGCGGCTCGAGGCCACTGACCACGATCTGCTCCACGGCGACGGCGCACTCGTCAGAGGGACAGCGCTCGATCTGTTGCTGGCCGTCAGCGGCCGGCAGTCAGCGCTCGCGGACCTGACCG